One part of the Truepera radiovictrix DSM 17093 genome encodes these proteins:
- the purF gene encoding amidophosphoribosyltransferase gives MSHPHALDKPREECGVFAVRLPEPADVASLCHLGLFALQHRGQESCGICVSNGEELVIEKDMGLVAEVFTEARLDKLRLPGARVGLGHTRYATTGASLRFNAQPLTVRSNKGILALAHNGNFTNAGRIRREMLEAGAIFNTTNDSEVMLNLIARYSRLSLEDATARVMGELQGGFAVVLMDRDRILGLRDRNGVRPLVIGELGGGYVFASEPSALHVVGATFVRDVRPGELVVADSQGLHSRQVLTPNPTPCAFEWIYFARGDGALDGVDVHAARVRMGEVLAAEAPAEADVVVGVPESGLAAAVGFSRASGIPFDLGLYKSPYAGRTFINPTQRLRELKVRLKLATTSSVAGKRVVLVDDSIVRGTTSGRIVQLLRSAGATEVHFRVSSPPIKYPCYYGIDTAARKELAAATMTLEEIRERIGADSLRFISEGGLARAIGLASTCLACFDGRYHAGHPEDEETLRPVAPFDAVA, from the coding sequence GTGAGCCACCCCCACGCTCTGGACAAACCCCGCGAGGAGTGCGGCGTCTTCGCCGTGCGGCTCCCCGAACCCGCCGACGTCGCCTCGCTGTGTCACCTGGGGCTCTTCGCGCTCCAACACCGCGGCCAGGAGTCGTGCGGCATCTGCGTCTCGAACGGCGAGGAGCTCGTTATCGAAAAGGACATGGGGCTCGTGGCGGAGGTCTTTACCGAGGCGCGCCTCGACAAGCTCCGCCTGCCCGGGGCGCGCGTGGGGCTCGGGCACACGCGCTACGCCACCACGGGCGCGTCGCTGCGCTTTAACGCGCAGCCCCTGACGGTGCGCTCGAACAAGGGCATCTTGGCTCTGGCCCACAACGGCAACTTCACCAACGCGGGGCGCATCCGCCGGGAGATGCTCGAGGCGGGGGCGATCTTTAACACCACCAACGACTCGGAGGTGATGCTCAACCTCATCGCCCGCTACAGCCGGCTCTCGTTGGAGGACGCCACCGCGCGGGTCATGGGCGAGCTCCAGGGGGGCTTCGCGGTCGTCTTGATGGACCGCGACCGGATCCTGGGGTTGCGCGACCGCAACGGGGTGCGGCCGCTGGTGATCGGCGAACTAGGTGGCGGTTACGTCTTCGCCTCCGAGCCCTCGGCGCTCCACGTCGTCGGCGCGACCTTCGTGCGCGACGTGCGGCCCGGGGAGCTCGTGGTGGCCGACAGCCAGGGCCTCCACTCGCGGCAGGTGCTGACGCCCAACCCCACCCCCTGCGCCTTCGAGTGGATCTACTTCGCGCGCGGCGACGGCGCTCTAGACGGCGTCGACGTGCACGCCGCGCGGGTGCGGATGGGCGAGGTTTTGGCCGCCGAAGCCCCCGCCGAGGCCGACGTGGTGGTCGGGGTGCCCGAGTCGGGTTTGGCGGCGGCGGTGGGGTTTTCGCGCGCCTCGGGGATCCCCTTCGACCTGGGGCTCTACAAGTCGCCCTACGCGGGGCGCACCTTTATCAACCCCACCCAGCGCCTGCGCGAGCTTAAGGTCCGCCTCAAGCTCGCCACCACGAGTTCGGTCGCGGGCAAGCGGGTGGTGTTGGTCGACGACTCCATCGTCCGCGGCACCACGAGCGGGCGCATCGTGCAGCTTCTGCGGAGCGCCGGCGCCACCGAGGTGCACTTCCGCGTCTCCTCGCCCCCCATCAAGTACCCCTGCTACTACGGCATCGACACGGCGGCGCGCAAAGAGCTCGCGGCCGCCACCATGACCCTAGAGGAGATCCGCGAGCGCATCGGGGCGGACTCGCTGCGCTTTATCTCCGAAGGGGGGCTCGCGCGCGCCATCGGCCTCGCCTCAACCTGTCTGGCGTGCTTCGACGGGCGCTACCACGCGGGGCACCCCGAGGACGAGGAGACCCTCCGGCCCGTAGCCCCCTTTGACGCGGTGGCGTAG
- the purL gene encoding phosphoribosylformylglycinamidine synthase subunit PurL, with protein sequence MTRSAPPGARSLRDRAATFGLSPEEFDRVTAHLGREPNALEAGVFGALWSEHCGYKNSRPLLKRLPTEGPQVLQGPGENAGVVDVGEGWAVAFKMESHNHPSAVEPVQGAATGVGGILRDIFAMGARPVAVLNSLRFGDPDDPETGARTRYLLSGVVEGIAHYGNAVGVPTVGGEIVFHPSYAENPLVNVMALGLLRHEALQSGTVGEVGNRLIYVGSKTGRDGLGGAVFASADLSAASDADRPAVQVGDPFMEKLLLEACLEAIQAGLVVGVQDMGAAGLSSSVAEMAYRAGRGVDLYLERVPRREPGMSPLEVMLSESQERMVLTARPDQEPELLALLARWELDAVAIGEVAEHGALRLFEHGRVVGELPVAALNEAPSYTREGREDEAVRAAREVPLEVPVPSDLKGAWLTLLESPTVASKRPVYERYDHQVMTNTVVLPGEADAAVLRVKGTTLGVAATTDCNPRYCYLDPYEGAKHAVAEAARNVACVGATPLAITDNLNFGNPTRPEVYHQMARAVEGLRDACLALGTPVTGGNVSLYNQYRAPGGVRAVHPTPTVGLVGRLPDVTKRATLAFKRAGDAVLLVGDNTDELGASEYLARVHGLERGRPPRLDLERARALHDGVSSLIQRGLCDTAHDLSEGGLAVALAEMALAGGMGARVALDDPLRPDALLFGEAASRVLLAVPEARVAAVTAHLAGYGLPVRRLGAVGGEAVTLELRAAARTVTLPLSALGRAYRAPLEAALS encoded by the coding sequence GTGACGCGCTCGGCGCCACCCGGGGCGCGCAGCCTGCGCGACCGGGCGGCGACCTTTGGGCTCTCCCCGGAGGAGTTCGACCGGGTCACCGCGCACCTGGGGCGCGAACCGAACGCGCTCGAGGCGGGCGTCTTCGGCGCCCTGTGGAGCGAGCACTGCGGCTACAAAAACTCGCGGCCCCTGCTTAAGCGCCTGCCCACCGAGGGCCCGCAGGTGCTGCAGGGGCCGGGGGAGAACGCGGGCGTCGTGGACGTGGGCGAGGGCTGGGCGGTGGCCTTTAAGATGGAGTCGCACAACCACCCGAGCGCCGTCGAACCCGTGCAGGGCGCCGCGACGGGGGTCGGCGGGATCTTGCGCGACATCTTCGCCATGGGCGCGCGCCCGGTGGCGGTCCTTAATTCCTTGCGCTTCGGCGACCCCGACGACCCCGAGACGGGCGCCCGCACCCGCTACCTGCTGAGCGGCGTGGTCGAGGGCATCGCCCACTACGGCAACGCGGTCGGGGTGCCCACGGTCGGCGGCGAGATCGTCTTTCACCCCTCCTACGCGGAGAACCCGCTGGTCAACGTGATGGCGCTCGGGCTCTTGCGCCACGAGGCGCTGCAGTCGGGCACCGTCGGCGAGGTCGGCAACCGCCTGATCTACGTGGGGTCGAAAACGGGTCGCGACGGCCTCGGCGGGGCTGTGTTCGCCTCGGCCGACCTCTCCGCAGCGAGCGACGCCGACCGGCCGGCGGTGCAAGTCGGTGACCCCTTTATGGAGAAGCTCCTCTTGGAGGCGTGCTTGGAGGCGATCCAAGCGGGGCTGGTGGTCGGCGTGCAGGACATGGGCGCGGCGGGGTTGTCGAGCAGCGTCGCCGAGATGGCCTACCGCGCGGGGCGGGGGGTCGACCTCTACCTGGAGCGGGTGCCGCGCCGCGAACCGGGGATGAGCCCCCTCGAGGTCATGCTCTCGGAGTCGCAGGAGCGGATGGTGCTCACCGCGCGCCCCGACCAGGAACCCGAGCTGCTCGCGCTCTTGGCGCGCTGGGAGCTCGACGCGGTGGCGATCGGCGAGGTCGCCGAGCACGGCGCTCTGCGCCTTTTCGAGCACGGCCGCGTCGTCGGCGAGCTGCCGGTCGCGGCGCTCAACGAGGCGCCGAGCTACACGCGCGAGGGCCGCGAGGACGAGGCGGTGCGCGCGGCGCGCGAGGTGCCCCTGGAGGTGCCCGTCCCGAGTGACCTAAAAGGCGCCTGGTTGACGCTCCTAGAGAGCCCCACGGTCGCCTCGAAGCGCCCCGTGTACGAGCGCTACGACCACCAGGTGATGACCAACACCGTGGTGCTGCCCGGCGAAGCGGACGCGGCCGTGCTGCGCGTCAAGGGGACCACCCTGGGCGTGGCTGCGACCACCGACTGCAACCCCCGCTACTGCTACCTAGACCCCTACGAGGGGGCCAAGCACGCCGTCGCCGAGGCCGCGCGCAACGTCGCCTGCGTCGGGGCGACGCCGCTGGCGATCACCGACAACCTCAACTTCGGCAACCCGACCCGCCCCGAGGTCTACCACCAGATGGCGCGGGCCGTCGAGGGGTTGCGCGACGCCTGCCTCGCGCTCGGGACCCCCGTGACGGGGGGCAACGTCAGCCTCTACAACCAGTACCGGGCGCCAGGGGGGGTGCGCGCGGTGCACCCGACGCCGACGGTGGGGCTCGTGGGGCGCCTGCCGGACGTGACGAAACGCGCCACGCTCGCCTTTAAACGCGCGGGCGACGCCGTGCTCCTAGTCGGCGACAACACGGACGAGCTCGGCGCCTCGGAGTACCTCGCGCGCGTCCACGGGCTCGAGCGCGGGCGCCCGCCGCGGCTCGACCTCGAGCGCGCCAGGGCCCTCCATGACGGCGTCTCGAGCCTTATCCAAAGGGGCCTCTGCGACACCGCCCACGACCTCTCGGAGGGCGGCCTCGCCGTGGCGCTCGCGGAGATGGCGCTCGCCGGGGGGATGGGGGCGCGGGTCGCGCTGGACGACCCTTTGCGCCCCGACGCCCTGCTCTTCGGCGAGGCGGCCTCGCGGGTGCTGCTCGCGGTGCCCGAGGCGCGCGTGGCGGCGGTGACGGCGCACCTAGCGGGTTACGGGCTCCCCGTGCGGCGCCTCGGCGCGGTGGGGGGGGAGGCGGTGACGCTCGAGCTGCGCGCCGCCGCGCGGACCGTGACGCTCCCCTTAAGCGCGCTCGGGCGCGCCTACCGCGCGCCGCTGGAGGCGGCCCTATCGTGA
- the purQ gene encoding phosphoribosylformylglycinamidine synthase subunit PurQ: MTAATTAPTAPKPRPAAAFRVAVVRFPGSNCDEDTCFALEHLGFGVRRVWHTDTDLKGSDAVVLPGGFSYGDYLRSGAMAALSPVMSEVARFAARGGPVLGICNGFQLLTEARLLPGALARNTGLHFVCRRAFVRVERADTPFTNAYRAGQVLALPVAHGEGRFVADVPTLERLEGEGRVVFRYATPAGEVTAEANPNGSLNAIAGVTNERGNVLGLMPHPERAVEALLGSEDGVGVFASLLSALAGAA, translated from the coding sequence ATGACAGCCGCCACAACCGCGCCTACCGCCCCGAAGCCCCGCCCCGCAGCGGCGTTTAGGGTCGCCGTCGTGCGCTTTCCCGGTTCGAACTGCGACGAAGACACCTGTTTCGCCCTGGAGCACCTGGGGTTCGGGGTGCGGCGCGTCTGGCACACCGACACCGACCTTAAGGGCAGCGACGCGGTGGTGTTGCCGGGCGGCTTTTCCTACGGCGACTACCTCCGCAGCGGCGCGATGGCGGCCCTTAGCCCCGTCATGAGCGAGGTCGCGCGCTTCGCGGCGCGCGGCGGCCCTGTTTTGGGCATCTGCAACGGTTTTCAGCTGCTCACCGAAGCGCGCCTCTTGCCGGGGGCGCTCGCGCGCAACACGGGCTTGCACTTCGTCTGCAGACGCGCTTTCGTGCGCGTCGAACGCGCCGACACCCCCTTTACAAACGCCTACCGCGCGGGGCAGGTCTTGGCGCTCCCCGTGGCGCACGGCGAGGGGCGGTTCGTGGCCGACGTCCCCACCTTGGAGCGGCTCGAGGGTGAGGGGCGGGTCGTCTTCCGCTACGCGACCCCCGCAGGGGAGGTCACCGCAGAGGCCAACCCCAACGGCAGCCTGAACGCGATCGCGGGGGTGACAAACGAGCGCGGCAACGTCCTCGGGCTCATGCCGCACCCCGAGCGGGCGGTCGAGGCGCTGCTCGGCTCCGAAGACGGCGTCGGGGTGTTCGCCTCGCTCCTGAGCGCCCTGGCGGGGGCGGCGTGA
- a CDS encoding aminotransferase class I/II-fold pyridoxal phosphate-dependent enzyme yields MSDALENVIESGSARRAELELLEPQPDAPSSPCRAVQGEKPNGASRRGDVFDKAFAFTRADEAEAAGMHPYFKPIAEQHGGTVVVGGREMVITGSNDYLGLTQDPRLKEASRRALDTFGTSCTGSRFLTGTLTLHETLEKRLAEFLRAESALTFSAGFLGSLAVLSALTGRQDILYFDRENHACLYDGARLSYGTLRKYEHGNLADLERLLQRDRDKPGGRMIVTDGVFSMTGHVADLPGIIAIARRYGARVVVDDAHATGVLGPTGRGTAEHFGLEREVDLILGTFSKSFASVGGFVTGPRAVVNFIKHKARPFIFTAALPAMQMAAALAALEIMDAEPEHRQRLWENVAVLRTGMNELGFDTLGSQTPIVPVLIGDDELTMAVWKGLWEEGIFTTPALPPSVPVGQAIIRTSVNANHTPEQLEKLLTAFGRVGKRFGVI; encoded by the coding sequence TTGTCAGACGCCTTGGAAAACGTGATCGAATCGGGTTCGGCGAGGCGCGCGGAGCTCGAGCTTTTAGAACCCCAACCGGACGCACCGAGTAGCCCCTGCAGGGCGGTTCAAGGAGAGAAGCCCAACGGCGCGTCGCGGCGCGGTGACGTCTTCGACAAAGCGTTCGCTTTTACCCGCGCCGACGAGGCCGAGGCGGCGGGGATGCACCCCTACTTCAAACCCATCGCCGAGCAGCACGGCGGCACGGTCGTCGTGGGTGGGCGCGAGATGGTGATCACCGGCTCGAACGACTACCTGGGGCTCACCCAAGACCCGCGGCTTAAAGAGGCCTCGCGGCGGGCGCTCGACACCTTCGGCACCTCGTGCACCGGTTCGCGGTTTTTGACGGGGACGCTGACGCTCCACGAAACGCTCGAAAAGCGCCTCGCCGAGTTTTTACGGGCCGAGTCGGCGCTCACCTTTAGCGCCGGTTTCCTGGGTTCTTTGGCCGTACTCAGCGCGCTCACCGGTCGCCAGGACATCCTCTACTTCGACCGCGAAAACCACGCCTGCTTGTATGACGGCGCGCGCCTCTCCTACGGGACGCTGCGCAAGTACGAGCACGGCAACCTCGCCGACTTAGAGCGGCTGTTGCAGCGCGACCGCGACAAACCCGGCGGCCGCATGATCGTCACCGACGGGGTGTTTTCGATGACCGGGCACGTCGCCGATCTGCCGGGGATCATCGCGATCGCTAGGCGTTACGGCGCGCGGGTCGTGGTCGACGACGCCCACGCGACGGGGGTCTTGGGCCCGACGGGGCGCGGCACCGCCGAGCACTTCGGGCTCGAGCGCGAGGTCGACCTCATCCTCGGGACCTTTTCGAAGTCGTTCGCTTCGGTCGGGGGGTTCGTCACGGGCCCGCGCGCGGTGGTGAACTTTATCAAGCATAAAGCGCGCCCCTTTATCTTTACGGCGGCGCTGCCGGCGATGCAGATGGCGGCCGCCTTGGCGGCGCTTGAAATCATGGACGCCGAACCCGAACACCGGCAGCGGCTCTGGGAGAACGTCGCGGTGCTGCGCACCGGGATGAACGAGCTCGGCTTCGACACCCTCGGCTCACAGACCCCCATCGTACCGGTGCTTATCGGCGACGACGAGCTCACCATGGCGGTCTGGAAGGGGTTGTGGGAGGAGGGCATCTTCACCACCCCGGCGCTGCCGCCGAGCGTGCCGGTCGGGCAGGCGATCATCCGCACCTCGGTTAACGCCAACCATACCCCGGAGCAGCTGGAAAAGCTGCTCACGGCCTTCGGTCGGGTCGGGAAGCGCTTCGGCGTGATCTGA
- a CDS encoding CPBP family intramembrane glutamic endopeptidase, producing the protein MLSPLASLKLVFGDLRALLQPPKLALYLAAGLALQAAYWTLGSPGPQLVGGAPRGLGSALQNVAWALVLLLALPALLMRALGDDPRRAGLTRGDLRFGLSLLVGALLVALPVLFVAAASPALQAVYPWAGDWPGRSPLHLVVWLGVYGLYYLAFEFFYRGFMLRTLEPHWGLPAAIWAQTLASTLVHLGKPLPETLGAIPMGLLFALVAVRGRSLVPAVALHLLIGALTDTFALWHQGQLFW; encoded by the coding sequence GTGCTCTCCCCCCTTGCCTCGCTCAAGCTCGTCTTCGGCGACCTCAGGGCGCTTTTACAGCCCCCCAAGCTCGCGCTCTACCTCGCGGCCGGCCTCGCGCTCCAGGCGGCCTACTGGACCCTCGGGAGCCCGGGGCCGCAGCTCGTGGGGGGCGCGCCGCGCGGGCTCGGCAGCGCGCTGCAGAACGTCGCGTGGGCGCTTGTGCTCCTGCTCGCCCTCCCCGCGCTCCTCATGCGCGCGCTCGGCGACGACCCCAGGCGCGCGGGGCTCACGCGCGGCGACCTGCGCTTTGGCCTCTCGCTGCTCGTGGGCGCGCTCCTCGTGGCGCTCCCCGTGCTCTTCGTCGCCGCCGCGTCGCCCGCGCTGCAGGCGGTCTACCCGTGGGCGGGCGACTGGCCGGGGCGCAGCCCGCTGCACCTGGTCGTCTGGCTGGGGGTGTACGGGCTCTACTACCTCGCGTTCGAGTTTTTCTACCGCGGCTTTATGCTGCGCACCCTCGAGCCCCACTGGGGGCTCCCGGCCGCCATCTGGGCGCAGACGCTCGCCTCGACCCTGGTCCACCTCGGCAAACCCCTCCCCGAAACCTTGGGCGCTATCCCCATGGGGCTCCTTTTCGCGCTGGTCGCCGTGCGCGGCCGCTCGCTCGTTCCGGCTGTCGCCCTGCACCTGTTGATCGGCGCCCTGACCGACACCTTCGCCCTCTGGCACCAGGGCCAGCTCTTCTGGTGA